Genomic segment of Benincasa hispida cultivar B227 chromosome 1, ASM972705v1, whole genome shotgun sequence:
CGAgtacggatgacccaatttttgggtccaaaatgttaaatgacccatttttttttttaaaaaaaatgtcaattgaCCCCTGCTGACATCATCACCATACCAAATTATGTAAATTGCTCTTACACCAGCCTTACAAATCTTGCTCTCGTCTGATTAAACGCTCTCGTTCTCACTCTCGCTTGAAATTCCCTGGTTTGATGTGATTGCTCATCAGTGTAcgaatgatttgacaattttcatgATGGAAGCCTCAAATCAAATTAATGATACCTAACACAATACAGTGGtgatttatttaaactctaaattccATTTCAAAGGTGATTACTTCCTTGGTTTTCGACGGTGTTTTGTTGAACGGAGATTTTTCGAATGGGGATTTCCAAAACGAGGCTTTTTCAGAACGGAACAGGTTTCAGAAAGGTGTTTCGTTATGTTGAAtcagtttaattatttttgctaTGTTATTTCTGGAAAAGTAGCATTACGCATTTTTGTATTGGAATGGagtaagaaagaggaagaggaagaggaagagagaaaacgagattgagagagagtgagattaagagagaaagcgagattgagagtgagagtacacttcaattgcttgtacaactatgacaaatgttctcttgcttttaggatgacagaaaagtgtctacttattcgatatggaggtgattgggatgagaatgaaagttcgtaTATTGGGGGACAGTTGACAGGAATCATTGTGCCTCATACATTGAAGTATAAAGAACTTAAATCTCGCATTTACAGGGTTACAAATGTCAGTTCTTCGGAGTTTGATCTTAtactgaaagttaaatataagcttgaatttgaagcccctccacaatgcataaagaatgatgatgatgttcgcTTCCTTCTTTTGTGAGAAGAGCTTCGTAGACTTCAGATAACTATAACATTGAAATCTAATCAGGACGAAAATATTAGAATGAGGTTTGGAAATGTGAGTTATTATGATACGATTATGGACAAACAATACGAGAAATCATATCAGTTTCGTCAggaagaggatgatattccattgtctaccaacactgtaccatcaacattatcactAGACAATGACCGCCTATGAAGCACAAACACagatacggctacacgatacggatacgattgGATACGGCGattcatcaattttttaaaaactaagatacgggtATATTtaaggatgcgtcattttttatatatatatttataaaaaaaaaaaaaaaaaaaaaaaaaaaaaaaaaaaaaaaaaaaaaaaaaaaaaaaaatttttttttaaaaaaaaaaaaaaaaaaaaaaaaaaaaaaaaaaaaaaaaaaaaaaaaaaaaaaaaaaaaaaaaaaaaaaaaaaacaacatctaagatgttgaagtacaatagctactaaaatgcaatagaaaagtgactcatattgcaaataataagaaaaagattagagggagaagtatgaataTAAACGAataacttattgttgaagatatccaaatggtttatattttgatgGACTTtatggggactcaaatgtgaagatgaagattagatatTTATAGTCTAGGGTTTGatcctctattttttttttctcgtttTGGACTCAAGTAGTgaactttttaaataagttgcctaattttagattgggaaataTTACATAAGTTACtcgtcttttttcttaaaaaaaagtatgcatagaaatagatacgtcaaatcgcgtgtcagatacgtatctgggaaATATCTAGAAATATCAGTATATGATACGTGTCTAATACTGGTTCTtcgcctcacatgaagtatctgtgcttcatagacgACCACACTAATCCAACAAGTTTGAATTCAGAATTGGGCAGTACTTCAGTTGTTGTTAATGAGAGACCACCTAGATTCAATTATATGGATCGTGGTCTTCAGTGAATGTGAATGAGCAACCAACAAGATTGAACGAAATGGATCGTGATCATGGAGATGTGTGTCGTTCTACAGCAGCTTCAGTGGTTCCACCATCtgtgtcttcaagtcataggACAGAGTTGATCATGCCTAGCACCTTTTCATCTGGGACAAAGgacgttgaagttggtcaactattttttagcaaaaatgatgtgaaaatgaGATTATCTATTATGTCCatcaataaaaatttagaattcaAGATCAGAAAGTCAACcaggagacatgtaagtggggcCTTTATGCagttaaaataaaaaggttTGATATATTCAAAATCACAAAGTATTGCAGTTCACACACATGTTCCATTGGAATTCTGAATCacgaccatagacaagcaactgCTATGGTTGTTATTCAGCTCATTAAAGATAAGTTCATGGGAATAAGACGTATTTATAAACTTTGTCATATTGTCGAGGATATGAGGAGAGATTATTGCATGAACATATGTTATGATAAAGCGTGGCGTGCAAGGGAAGCCACGTATGATCTCACTAGAGGTACTCCAGAATACTATATTACATGCTTATGGAGAAGcattaaaaatagagaatccgGGTACAGTATTTGAgatcgaacttgaagatgaggtgcatttcaagtatatgtttatggcattagggcCTCGTATTAGAGATTTCGAAAGCTGTCGACCTTGTATTATTGTTGATGGGTCGcatttgaaaggaaaatacaatgGCACCATGTTGGTTGCGGTTTCTATGGACgggaacaatcaattatacctactagcatatgcaatagtggacaatgaaaccgATCGATCATAGAAATGCTTTATGTCAAACTTGAAATGCAGTATCGGAAAATCCGATAATCTAGTGTTTGTGTCTGATCGAATGGTATCTATCAGCAATGCTATTCGTGCATTTTCCCCGTTAAGTAACGAAATATAATGAGAAGTTAGGAAacgaaatatcaaaatttatcgTTACACCGATTGGAAAGATGGTGAACTTGTGCATGCACATGTCGAGCCAgatataaaatttttctttcataaaataaaataaaatatttatggtATACACAAAAAATTACTATGTCAGTAAAAATACAAGATAGCTAACATGTAAAGAAGTTAAGACTAGGAAACTTACATCGCACTCGACCCACGAACTCGGGGAAATCAATTCCTTGAAGAATTGCTTGACGAGTGGTTTAAAGAAGTTCTCTCGAACCTCGTTGTCGATATTCTCGTCCGAGAGCCAGCCCATCATTTCTGTAAGGATATTGTGTGGAACATCATGTGCTACTTTGCATGTGACGATCGCTCTGGATAGTGACGTAGCTACACTTGGGAGAGGATGCTTAaccaaacttttcttctttacttgagcCAGAGGTGTATATTTATCAATAGGTTTCCTCTTACGACTAATTCTTTGAGATTCCTACATAAACAGATAACAAAACATTactcatcaagaaatataaaaatataaacaaatattaCTGATAAGTAAATTACTTACTAGTGTAACTCCTTATGTGGTCGTAACAATCCCAGAAGTGTCGGCCTATGGGATGCCAGACATGTCAGCCTCTATATATGGCATGGTGAGTAAGGCAGACATGTCGAGCTCTGTTTGTGGGATGTCGGTCTCTATAGGTTCGATGTTAGTTGGTGATGTTGTGGTGATATCGGACTGTAGAGGGGGATGAGAGTGTCGGAGGCAGTCACATTATTGGTATCGGGATCCCGAGATGGGATGGGTGACCTTGTCATCTCCTCATTCACCGTggaacccttcaattagtaaagtaaaatgatgagttcacgaacacgtaaaaactaaacacataaaaacataaaattatagTAAATGCAAACCTTGCACATAGACTGCAACAGTGACAGGACGATCGACAATTGCTCTTTCAGTCCGTCATGTTTTCCTCCATATTGAATAACGACTATTTAAATCCGATATATGGCCATCCAACCTCGATAATGAGCTGTCAATGGTCCGTAGGAACGAATAAATAGAATCGTCGGGATTGGCTCCCTCCCTGCGGCGGACAACACATTCAGGACACTTCTCATCCACAGATCGCTCTCTGCAGGAGCCTGCAAGATAGACATCAAGTTGGTTCAACTCGTTCTCATCGCGTACGTCCCCCATCACATCATAGAACATATCATCACTAGGTGTGTATGTCCCTCCTTCCACCCTTCCATATTCAGCATCCTCGTGCTCAGAATGCTCAGGTTCATTCTCTCCCTTCACCCTGACAACTTCATAATTGTCATCTACACGATGATTATCACCGTCACTTTCACTTTCAGAACTACCCTCATCACTAGTCGACCTATTGCCACTTTCAGAACTATCATCATCCGCACCTAGATGAAATATAGGTCGTCTGTCTACTGGGGTATCCCGAAACTCCCTTTTAGAATCTGTCATGACAGTACATTCTTTAATCTTTATATGCATTAACAACCCAGTAAACTGGTTAGTGTCAATTTAACAACcagataaacatattatgcataaaGTAAACGTACATTGTTAGACTCAAAtatctctctctcgagtactttgaaggacactgagtgggagcatgaccatcGGAATATGCAGGACAAAGCCACCTTGCTCCTTCGCTCTgcaatgttcccagctattgATGCAGCTAGGATCTCGTACGtccatacctaaataaaatttaacatatattagAACAATAGTAATGTTAAATCAAACAACACGATTATTATGTTAAGTAAATTTACCTGGAACGCTTGTGGAAGTCCACGTAAAGAGTACTTcacaacataatttttatttcctttgacATTCATCTTGTACAGACTGCTCTTATCATTCAATGCAGTCTTTAGGGTATCCAGTGTACTCTCCTAAATAATGGTATCCCAATCAAGACTGTTGTAATATTCCAAGTTTTGAACATCCTTAAAATGTCTGAGGTCCACtgcatttttttgtttgttttttccccATCATTGCAACCTCAGTATAGTAGACTACTGTAATATTCACAGCATcctcatcattttcaaactccaactccttgtatttttcttcaagttgaTGGAGATGTAAGGTGTCCTTTGTCACTCGATTACCAAAATACTTGATTGTAAGTTCATACGAGGAATGTTGATTCTGATCAACTCGTGTTGGGTATTGCCAGTTGCCACAAACCAGTCATCGACAAAAAAACATCATTCGAAATAGTGACAACCTTTCCACAAATAGAGAATGACATCTAGTCTGACCTCGTCCTCTTCACTTCTCTCAGCAATATGTGATGGATAATTGGGTTGTTAAACACCATGTCAACGTCTACAAATCGCCCAAAAACTGTTCTCTTGAACATGTCTAACTGCCTTGGCGTAAGCTTCTCCTTCACAATCTTGTTTGCATTAGCAATATGAGCCAAGCTTGTTACTTGATCGGGAAATCGGTCGGCTACGGGTATTCTAAAACGTGTTGCCATCTTAAATCATTCCTgcatgaaataaagattcaatcagtaaacttcttcagaaaaaaaaaattgtaaaacaaCATTATGTTTAAATCTCGCTGGATTCGCTCTCATCGGTATCGCTCTTTAAGGTATCGCTCTctccagtgtcgctctctccggtATCGCTTTCTCTGGTATCGCTTTCTCCGGTGTCGCTTTCTCCGGTATTGCTATCTCCAGTGTCGCTCTTTCCAGTATCGCTCTATCCGGTGTCGCTTTATTcggtgtcgctctctctagtaATTCTCACTTATCTCACTCACATTCTTTATTTTTACTTGTCTTCAACCACATAACACATCGAaaaccagaaaaaaaaaatcataggttCACAGTATTTCTAAACCCCAGAACGACCCACCCTTTatagtgtcgctctctctagtaTCGCTCTACCGATTTCACTCTCGTTTATCTCGCTCACAAACTCTTcctactcgtcttcaaccactaaacacataaaaaaccaaaaaaaacaaaacccatATGTTCACAGTATTTATAAAGCCAGAACGACCCACAAAACCCCATTACCGATCAGCGTAAGACATTGTCAGGCACAGATTGAAAGATTTACCGATCAGATTCGATTTGTCGGCGACAGTAGAATCGTTTGCAAGCCGAAATGATGGATTCTAaagagtttttagtttatgagcgaGTCGTGggaaatttgaatgaagaatttttcgttttggtgggttttaagtaaAAAGGTAGGAAGGCGAAGGAGTAAGGACAATTTACGTAATTTAGTATGATGATGATGTCAACAGATGGTCAATTgacatcattttttaaaaattggtcatCTGACATTTTAGATCCAAAAAATTGGATCATTCATACAAATTCCTCAAgtttaagaacaaaaaatacaaaaaaatctaaattgtggttaataaaataattttgaataaatttaaattagacaGATGGAGAGTAATTGACTATAAGTTTAGAATCAAACGCGGGACCCCCACGACGTCAGCTTGGATTGCTTAGCAATTAAGCGAACATCTTAGCTTCGTGCGGTGCATTAAACCATATCCttggaccttttttttttttttttttttactgcaCCCGTCCAGTTAATCGCTCCCCCACCTTTTACCTTCCCCGAATCCATGCCAATTGCCAACATGCACACAAGGAGAATATTGTCATTTCGTATTAACCAAATAACACGTGTCAAATGGCAGTTATGTAATTAAGTTACAAAACCACGGCTAGTTTCCAAGCCACCATGGTCCAGTAGCTACGTGTCTCCTATAAATATTATAACCAACGTCTTTTTTCCAGAAACAACGCATCATTAGGTATCCGATTCTCACCTCTCAATTCGATTCACCGTCGAACTGCATTTTCCGGCACCGGCGATGGCTTCTCGCTACGAATTGGAAGTGAAAATTCAGTCCGCGAGAGATCTCAAGAACATCAACTGGAAACACGGCAGTCTGAAGCCGTACGCCGTCGTTTGGATCGATCCGAAGATGAAATCGTCGACAAAAGTCGACGCCGAAGGAGATACATCGCCGTACTGGGACGAAACACTTGTCATTCCGTTCTCCTCGCCGATCGAAGATGCTACGCTGCACATCGACGTCGTCCACGTTGTCGGTGCCGATGAAGACACCAAGCCGTTGATTGGCTCCGCTCGACTCCGCCTCTCGGAGGTCGTCGACGATGTTGGCCTTGGCGAAAGCTCTCAGCGAACGCTCCAATTGAAACGGCCCTCTGGCAGGCCACAAGGAAAAGTCGAAGTTAATGTAACAGTCCGAGAACCACGTTACCGATCATCCGATTCTTATTACGCGCCGCCGTATGGAGTCCCACCGCCAGGTACCGCTAGGGATTTCTCTGCTTCGCCGCCGCCTCCCTATGTCGCTCCGTACCCTGCTCCGCCAAATCCTTACTATTCAACGGCTCCGCCATCTGGATACCCTTACGGCGGGTATAATGCACCGGCGCCGCCACCTACGGCGGCTCAGTACGGCCAATCGAATTACGGACAACCTTCGTACGGTCAGGCGAGTTATGGACAGCCGGCGTATGGCGATCAGGCGTACTACGGACAGccagaggagaagaagaagagcaagtACGGGATGGGAACGGGACTGGCGGTGGGTGCGGCTGCTGGAATTTTGGGTGGATTGGCCATCGGAGAGGGCGTCGAATACTTGGAGGACAAGATTGCCGACGACGTAGCGGAGAGGGTTGAGGATGACCTGGGCTACGGCGATGATGATTTTTAGAAGAAGAAATTCGGTGCGGATGCCGGTCAGTTCAGGCTTATTTGCTTTCAGGATTTCGGGTTGTTCGTTTGGGCCCAATGGACCATGGGCTCATATTCGTAGTAGGCTATTGTTTGTTTGGCTCAGTGTGGGATGTGTATTTAGGCCCACGTAATTTTGGTCTagaataataattttcaaaatcacaaaaatatgtatttattttcaataataacaACTATTAACTTTACATgaaaaactggaaaaaaaaCTCGGTTGTCTATTTAGTTCGGCTGATTTGGGTTGAGGTgaggaaaatatatttttttaaaatgtatatttttatttaaatatttttgataaaaacgggattaaaatatacttaaaaAAGTGAGTGTCAAacttgttctttaaattaaatcctTGAATATATATCTCAAATacacaatttttatatttagttaATATTTGTTTCTTTCAAGTTTTACACTTCTCTTATCATTGAATTTTCACTGATATTCGTTTAGCTAACTTAtatggattaatttaaaataattgtgttattttGTGCTCATTTCGAGTCAAATATAACCTTTTGAAATCTATAAGATAAAATGTAAATTGAAGTCGCAACTTGATAGTAAAAATATGATTGGAAACTGTAGTCAAAATCATATAAGGATATAATTCTATAACAATAATTCCACGTTGAGTATGCTTTTCTCcccctctttctttctttcttttactcttttactttttcttttattcctctttcTTTTTGATTTTGAGGACAcgataaaaatattgaaatctcGATTTATAGAAATATCATTGAAAAATCGATATTGATAAAAATGTCAGGGGaagatttttagaaattaattaaaattgattgaaaaatatttaattagtaagTGGAACTTTGATGGTGATCCAGTTATATTatagttaattatttttaatataattttagataatatttaGACATATATTATAAAAGATATGTATAGATCTAGatgtgagagagaaaaaaatcaaaaaaagaaaaaaattataaaattaaatgacATGAAAtattaagttgttattgaagtagatataaaaataaaaaaattataacattaaattaatataac
This window contains:
- the LOC120081350 gene encoding protein SRC2 homolog, with the protein product MASRYELEVKIQSARDLKNINWKHGSLKPYAVVWIDPKMKSSTKVDAEGDTSPYWDETLVIPFSSPIEDATLHIDVVHVVGADEDTKPLIGSARLRLSEVVDDVGLGESSQRTLQLKRPSGRPQGKVEVNVTVREPRYRSSDSYYAPPYGVPPPGTARDFSASPPPPYVAPYPAPPNPYYSTAPPSGYPYGGYNAPAPPPTAAQYGQSNYGQPSYGQASYGQPAYGDQAYYGQPEEKKKSKYGMGTGLAVGAAAGILGGLAIGEGVEYLEDKIADDVAERVEDDLGYGDDDF